The following nucleotide sequence is from Borreliella spielmanii.
TGAATGAAATCTTGGAATATTTTCAGATTTGTATGTAGTTTCGTGTTCTTCGTCCATAATTATTAATTTTAATTTGGTAAAAGGTAGCATTAGTACACTTTTAATGCCAATAACAACCAGACTTTCTCCATTTTTGACTTTATTCCATATTAAATTTTTATTAGAATTTGGAACTTTAGAGTTATATTCATAAATTTTATGGTGCATATTTAATGCATATTTTATTCTTTTTATTATTTGATATCCTAATGATATTTCAGGAATCAAGAAAAGTACTTGTTGTTCTAGTGTTAAGTAGTATTCACACAATTTGATAAATATTTCAGTTTTTCCAGATCCAGGTATTCCAAAAAGGTAAAAAATATTGGTTTTTTCTGATCCAATAATTTCTTTGTAAATATTTTGTTGTTCAGTGTTTAGTTGAAGGGGCTTTTTATGAGCTGGATATGGATACTCATTTATTAAAGGTAATATTTGATTTTTTTTAGATTTTGAATTTTTAGGCAGCCCAAAGAATAAAGTTTCTCCAAATCCCGAAAATGTTTTTCTACTAATCCAATGTGCTAAATCAATGTTATGTTCTGTTATTATTTTAGTTTTATCTATTATTTTAATAATGTCTTTTATTTTAAATTCAAATTTTTCTTTAAATTCGTTTTCAAAATATTTTTTAATAATTATTCCAATTTTATTAGAGCCATTAAAATTAACCATTACCCTTATTCCAATTTCTAGATTCAAGTTAAATCTGTAAAAAAAAAGTTTATTTAAAGGAATATTTATTGCAATTTCATAGTAATAATTTGAATGACGATGTTCAACCATATTTTATTATGCCTTTTATTATTTTTAAATCTTGCCATATTTCTTTTTTTAATTCTGGATTTTTTATTTGATTTGTAGGAAGGTATGTTAAAACCAGCGGAATACCTTTAAATCTTAGTTCTATGCCTCTTACAATTTGAATTCTTAATGGTTGATTTAAGAAAAAATCTATTTCTTCGCAAGATAAAATTGCTTTGGGGTTTTTGTTGCTGATTTCCAAGTTAAGTGATTCAATAGTATCTATTATTTTATAATTGTGCATGTTTATGCTTTTGCACCATTTTTTTATAATATCTCTTGAAGATTCGTTAAGATGGTTTTTGTTTACATATATTATGATGTAATTGCTTATACTTTTTTCTTGTAAACCATTATTTGATAATAGGCCCGTTAAGTTTTTGGTTTTTAAGGCTGCCCCGGGTATTTCTGTAGGTTCTTTACTATTTTCATTTTTTTGATAAATTTTAACATTTTTAACTTTTTCTATTTTTTGTTTAATCTCAATATCTATTTTTTCAAGATTTTCTGTAATTTTGCCTTCAATATTATTTGTCAATATTTTAAGTAAAAAAAGTTTTTTAGCTAAAATATTGTTATTCATAATAAACCTTGTCTAAAAATAAAGCATTTGCGGGTGCAGTTGTTCTTGCAAGATTTCTATTTTTTGATTGTAGTATTTCTTCAAAAGTAAAAATTGATTCGTTTTTTATTTCGATATCTAGCATTGTACCTACTATTGATCTTACCATTTTCCACAAAAAAGAAGATCCTATTATTTCAAAAATAATATATTTTCCCTTTTTTTTAAATTTGGCAAAATGTATGTGCCTAAATTTGGATTTGCTTCTATCTTTTATGCATGAAAATGTGGTAAAATCGTGACTTCCAATTAATATTTTAGCCATTTGGTTTAAATTACTTATGTTTAGTTTTTTATTTACATAATAAGCTTGATAGCCTTCCCAGGGGTAGTAGTTATCGCTGTTTAATATACAGTAACTGTATTTTCTTTTTTGAGCGCTAAAACGTGGATGAAATGAATTTTTCACATGCTTGAGTTTTAGTATTTTTATACCAGATTTTAATAAAATTGCATTTAAAGCTTTTTTTAGATTGTTTAGCTGAATATCGATGTTCATATTAAAAGTTATTATTTGTCTTTTTGCATGGACTCCTTTATCTGTTCTTCCGGATGAATGAATCTTTATTTTTTTTTTGTTGATTTTCATTAGAGCTTTTTCAATTTCTCCTTGAATTGTAGGTTTTGTTGGTTGTATTTGAAATCCATGATATATAGATCCGTCATAAGCGATTTCAGCTAATATTTTTTTCATTTATTTAAGATTTTTCATTTCCTTTGATATTTTAAAGTAAACTTCTTTGATTTTGTCTAAAAGTATTGAAGGTTTTTCTTTTGAAGATTTACCCATTCCTGCTATCTTAGAAAGAGTAGTTTTTATGTCGTTTAATTGTTTGTATCTGTATTCTTTATTGTCCTTATTTCCATAAAAGTATTCTAGAAGGCCTGATAAGTAAAGAACACTGTCATAGCCATAATTTTTGTCTGTATCTGGGCCAAATATGGTTGACGAGCTAACAGGTTCTGAATTGTCTTTGTCTTTTTCGATAACCAGTTTATAAAGATATGCAGCTTTGTGGTAAAATATTTTTTGAAGATAATTATAGTTTTTGTCTGGTTCTTCTTTTTCAAGGTCTTCAAATGTCCAAGCGGCTCTTATTGCTGATTTTGCTTGATTTAATGTGGGGTTATGGTTCTTTTCAAGATGCTCATAACATAGCATGGCAAGAATATAGCTTGCAGCTCCTTCTTTTAATGTTCTAGATTTGCTAAAGTTGATCATATTATCAAAAATAGCATTTATTTTTTTTCTTTCGGATTTTTTATTTTGCAAAATTTCTTTTTTGTTTTTAGGAATTGAATTAAATTCGTTTGGGAATGTTGCAAAGTAGCATTTTGGACATACTATTACAGAATATATTCTAGGATAAATATTGCCATATTTTTCGTTTTTTATATATTCTCTTTTTAGATCAATTTTCAACTTTCCAGCTATTAATCTGCTACTTCCAGTCAAAAGTTCTTCTTTTTGAAATTTAAAAGAGCATATTGGGCACTCAATTTTTTCTTTTGTAAAATATGATATTTTTTTCATGAATTAATTTTCTACCATTACAAATGCAATAGCGTACTCCTTTTCATGGGATATTGTTAGGTATAGTTTTAAATTCATTTTTATTGCAAATTTTTCAATTTCATTATGCAAACAAAATTTTGCATTTCCTTTTAAAGATTTTATTACCTCAATATCTTTAAGACTGTAATTTATTTTATATTGCAATAGTGGAGTTAATGCTTTGATTAAAGATTCTTTAGCTGCAAATTTTCCAGCTAAACTTTCTATAATGTTGCCCCCTTTTAATTTAAAATTTTCAATCTCTTTATATGTAAAAAATCTCTCCAATTTTTTTTTATTTTCTAAAAAACTTTTAAATCTTTCAACTCTTATTATATCACATCCTATTGACCTCATGGTTTGACCCCTGAGCTTTCAATTATTTCCAGTTTTATTTTTTTAGGTTCATAATCATATATTTCTGTTTCATTGATATTCTCTTTAAGAATTATATTTGTACTAATATTGTAAACCCCAGGAGTTTTTATATTTGCTAAATCAAAAGCAAAGCTTATATTTTGATTGTTTATATGGGTTTTAATTTGTTTTTCAGGAAGCCTTGTTTTTATTTTTACAAACGCTTTGTTTTCTGAGT
It contains:
- the truA gene encoding tRNA pseudouridine(38-40) synthase TruA produces the protein MKKILAEIAYDGSIYHGFQIQPTKPTIQGEIEKALMKINKKKIKIHSSGRTDKGVHAKRQIITFNMNIDIQLNNLKKALNAILLKSGIKILKLKHVKNSFHPRFSAQKRKYSYCILNSDNYYPWEGYQAYYVNKKLNISNLNQMAKILIGSHDFTTFSCIKDRSKSKFRHIHFAKFKKKGKYIIFEIIGSSFLWKMVRSIVGTMLDIEIKNESIFTFEEILQSKNRNLARTTAPANALFLDKVYYE
- a CDS encoding DUF2225 domain-containing protein, with product MKKISYFTKEKIECPICSFKFQKEELLTGSSRLIAGKLKIDLKREYIKNEKYGNIYPRIYSVIVCPKCYFATFPNEFNSIPKNKKEILQNKKSERKKINAIFDNMINFSKSRTLKEGAASYILAMLCYEHLEKNHNPTLNQAKSAIRAAWTFEDLEKEEPDKNYNYLQKIFYHKAAYLYKLVIEKDKDNSEPVSSSTIFGPDTDKNYGYDSVLYLSGLLEYFYGNKDNKEYRYKQLNDIKTTLSKIAGMGKSSKEKPSILLDKIKEVYFKISKEMKNLK
- the acpS gene encoding holo-ACP synthase, with protein sequence MRSIGCDIIRVERFKSFLENKKKLERFFTYKEIENFKLKGGNIIESLAGKFAAKESLIKALTPLLQYKINYSLKDIEVIKSLKGNAKFCLHNEIEKFAIKMNLKLYLTISHEKEYAIAFVMVEN